A window of the Salarias fasciatus chromosome 7, fSalaFa1.1, whole genome shotgun sequence genome harbors these coding sequences:
- the LOC115391867 gene encoding sorting nexin-20-like isoform X2: MDPGAPMEAGAAGGSASTTRELQQDWREQKQRDRPVRLLFQIPSAQILHSAAHRHVVYTVVVMRSGRFDSRQASVQRRYSDFRRLHQELRAELQEELEEAPLPPRLLTGNFSAAAIAARRLALQDYLAALFSARRVRRSPRFAAFFTEAEQRRAHGLLRSGRFRPAAEQLQAVLEVQEKLLPWQGAALTVPALCALAVCHRDLDEPERAFAAAQRALPAARRYGPRSHRAALLDALLDLGYRLGRPVAQLQDELTALRDAERGPVAPRSLKELVVQEFL; encoded by the exons AGCCCCGATGGAGGCCGGCGCCGCAG GCGGCTCCGCCTCGACCAccagggagctgcagcaggactggAGGGAGCAGAAGCAGAGGGACCGGCCCGTCAGGCTGCTGTTCCAGATCCCCTCGGCCCAGATCCTCCACAGCGCCGCACACAGACACGTG GTCTACACCGTGGTGGTCATGCGGTCCGGCAGGTTCGACTCCCGGCAGGCGTCGGTGCAACGCCGCTACAGCGACTTCCGGCGGCTCCACCAGGAGCTGcgggcggagctgcaggaggagctggaggaggcgccGCTGCCGCCCAGGCTGCTGACGGGGAACTTCTCGGCCGCCGCCATCGCGGCGCGCCGCCTGGCGCTGCAGGACTACCTCGCCGCGCTCTTCTCCGCCCGCCGCGTCCGCCGCTCGCCCCGCTTCGCCGCCTTCTTCACGGAGGCGGAGCAGCGGCGGGCGCACGGCCTGCTGCGGTCCGGCCGCTTCCGGCCCGCCGCCGAGCAGCTGCAGGCGGTCCTGGAGgtccaggagaagctgctgccgTGGCAGGGCGCCGCCCTGACCGTCCCCGCCCTCTGCGCCCTCGCCGTCTGCCACCGGGACCTGGACGAGCCGGAGCGGGCCTTCGCCGCCGCCCAGCGGGCGCTGCCGGCCGCCAGGCGCTACGGGCCGAGGAGCCACCGGGCGGCGCTGCTGGACGCGCTGCTGGACCTGGGCTACCGGCTGGGCCGGCCCGTGgctcagctgcaggacgagctgACCGCCCTGAGGGACGCCGAGCGGGGCCCCGTGGCCCCTCGCTCTCTGAAGGAGCTGGTGGTCCAGGAGTTCCTCTGA
- the LOC115391867 gene encoding sorting nexin-20-like isoform X1 yields MDPGAPMEAGAAAGVPGGSASTTRELQQDWREQKQRDRPVRLLFQIPSAQILHSAAHRHVVYTVVVMRSGRFDSRQASVQRRYSDFRRLHQELRAELQEELEEAPLPPRLLTGNFSAAAIAARRLALQDYLAALFSARRVRRSPRFAAFFTEAEQRRAHGLLRSGRFRPAAEQLQAVLEVQEKLLPWQGAALTVPALCALAVCHRDLDEPERAFAAAQRALPAARRYGPRSHRAALLDALLDLGYRLGRPVAQLQDELTALRDAERGPVAPRSLKELVVQEFL; encoded by the exons AGCCCCGATGGAGGCCGGCGCCGCAG CCGGTGTTCCAGGCGGCTCCGCCTCGACCAccagggagctgcagcaggactggAGGGAGCAGAAGCAGAGGGACCGGCCCGTCAGGCTGCTGTTCCAGATCCCCTCGGCCCAGATCCTCCACAGCGCCGCACACAGACACGTG GTCTACACCGTGGTGGTCATGCGGTCCGGCAGGTTCGACTCCCGGCAGGCGTCGGTGCAACGCCGCTACAGCGACTTCCGGCGGCTCCACCAGGAGCTGcgggcggagctgcaggaggagctggaggaggcgccGCTGCCGCCCAGGCTGCTGACGGGGAACTTCTCGGCCGCCGCCATCGCGGCGCGCCGCCTGGCGCTGCAGGACTACCTCGCCGCGCTCTTCTCCGCCCGCCGCGTCCGCCGCTCGCCCCGCTTCGCCGCCTTCTTCACGGAGGCGGAGCAGCGGCGGGCGCACGGCCTGCTGCGGTCCGGCCGCTTCCGGCCCGCCGCCGAGCAGCTGCAGGCGGTCCTGGAGgtccaggagaagctgctgccgTGGCAGGGCGCCGCCCTGACCGTCCCCGCCCTCTGCGCCCTCGCCGTCTGCCACCGGGACCTGGACGAGCCGGAGCGGGCCTTCGCCGCCGCCCAGCGGGCGCTGCCGGCCGCCAGGCGCTACGGGCCGAGGAGCCACCGGGCGGCGCTGCTGGACGCGCTGCTGGACCTGGGCTACCGGCTGGGCCGGCCCGTGgctcagctgcaggacgagctgACCGCCCTGAGGGACGCCGAGCGGGGCCCCGTGGCCCCTCGCTCTCTGAAGGAGCTGGTGGTCCAGGAGTTCCTCTGA